The region TCGACCCATTCCCGGTGCAGTGAATAAGTCAAACAGCCCTGAGTGCCGATGGCGAGGACACCGGCAAACGTAGCTAATTTGTACGGCGGTGATGGTTGAACCGATCGGTGGTAGCGATCAATTTCAAAAAATTGATCTGTAAAAACGTCTATAAAATAACCGATCATGATGCCATGATGTCCATGCTAAACGCTAATTTGAACGCCAGGGAAACGGCCCACTGAGCAATCAGTGGGTTTTTAGCGAATACTACCCGGTCGGAGATTACCGAACGGTCAATATCATTATTATTTATCATGGCCGCACCGGCATGATGTCACGAAGACGTTGCGGTATCCGGAATTCCACGCACCCTGATCGGCTCCTTCACGGCGTTTGCGGCGAGGAGGTGTTGAAGGGCGGAGATGGCGGTGTCGGTGAGTTCATGGCCCTTGGTGAGTACCATCAAGTCGTTGGTGGTGCGGATGTCTTCATCCACTATCCAACCGGGTTTTAATTCGCAAATGCGCACAGTGCGGGTACCGGCCACGTTAGAGCGGAAATCAACCAACGATTTGATGATGTACTCAGGGATAGCCGGCCGCGCCACGCGCAGGATTTCCCTGGGATGTTCCAGACTCAGCCCCCGGGCAGCGTGGCGTTCCAGTTCCAGAGCGGCGCGCAAGAGGTGAGCGCCGCGGATAACCTCTGTGGGGGCGTTGGACGGGGCAACCCCGGCCTGGTGGCGGATGATCTCGGCCACCAGTTCGAGGCGGGGAATGTTCTTCACCAGGCGGCCGGCGACATCTGGGTGCTCCTGAAGGAGTTTTTTCTCATCCTCCGAGAGGTTACGCTGGGCTGCGTCGGCCTGGACGATATCGGCGGGAATACCAACACAGCCGATTTGGCTCAATGAGGCGGCGATGGTATATATCCATCCATCAGGCCACTCCAGCTTGGACAGAGCGTGGCGAACACAGGACTGGGCGAAGGCCGCCCGCTGAAAAGCCCAGGGAGCAACCATAGCGAGCACTTCAGTCAGTGTCTTGACCGAGGCGGTTAGGGTGGTTTCCAGTAACTCCTTTT is a window of Dickeya solani IPO 2222 DNA encoding:
- a CDS encoding response regulator; this encodes MTETALPRVLCVDDEPNVLAAMERNLFGEFDVVVAHSGEAGLDAVRWGQRFAVIMSDMRMPGMDGATFLAKAREISPDSVRILLTGQADVESSIAAINKGAIFRYLCKPCPKEELVAALSDAVSQYRLICAEKELLETTLTASVKTLTEVLAMVAPWAFQRAAFAQSCVRHALSKLEWPDGWIYTIAASLSQIGCVGIPADIVQADAAQRNLSEDEKKLLQEHPDVAGRLVKNIPRLELVAEIIRHQAGVAPSNAPTEVIRGAHLLRAALELERHAARGLSLEHPREILRVARPAIPEYIIKSLVDFRSNVAGTRTVRICELKPGWIVDEDIRTTNDLMVLTKGHELTDTAISALQHLLAANAVKEPIRVRGIPDTATSS